In the Geobacter sp. FeAm09 genome, one interval contains:
- a CDS encoding methyl-accepting chemotaxis protein codes for MKKFRIGTRLMVGFAVVSVLLIACTTIGIGSILKGQKEFAEIKRVSGLRDTAYKLQIDGMEIEEAIKVAGLADDPAEKRRSIDKMKIQRQKYGEKFGYLMKHTTTPEGKKKLGDLKAALAGKAVNNKLAAAALADDKAGFLAIMNGEAKSVDDNVDSALEAVRAYYEQSSERLTAEAAASSEIAIKAIATFGIIALVFSIVTAFFITRGIIAPLQQCVGVADRIAEGDLTVTIRVDEGGSETSHLMRSMENMTARMRDAIRRVSATAVLVTNAARELRATSHTMVAGTDEVASQATTVAAAGEEMAATSLDIAANCSAAAQSSRRANELATSGAAIVQGTVDGMARISEQVRATAHTVESLGSRSDQIGTIVGTIEDIADQTNLLALNAAIEAARAGEQGRGFAVVADEVRALAERTTRATREIGEMIKAIQGETRQAVNSMEEGVGEVERGTGEASRSGRALEDILNQINEVTGQVNQIATAAEEQSSTSREISNNMHKITDIIRETARETHTTSQAADQLTRLSDELGALVGLFKVS; via the coding sequence ATGAAAAAGTTCAGAATCGGTACCCGCCTGATGGTAGGCTTTGCCGTCGTGTCCGTGCTGCTCATCGCCTGCACGACCATCGGCATCGGCAGCATCCTGAAAGGACAGAAGGAGTTCGCCGAGATCAAGCGCGTCTCCGGGCTCCGTGACACCGCCTACAAGCTCCAGATCGACGGCATGGAGATCGAGGAAGCGATAAAGGTTGCCGGCCTGGCCGACGATCCGGCCGAGAAGCGGCGCTCTATCGACAAGATGAAGATACAGCGGCAGAAATACGGGGAAAAATTCGGCTATCTCATGAAGCACACCACCACGCCCGAGGGGAAGAAGAAGCTTGGCGATCTCAAGGCGGCCCTTGCCGGCAAGGCGGTCAACAACAAACTGGCCGCGGCGGCCCTCGCCGACGACAAGGCCGGCTTCCTCGCCATCATGAATGGCGAGGCGAAGTCGGTTGACGATAACGTGGACAGCGCCCTTGAAGCGGTGCGGGCCTATTACGAACAAAGCAGCGAACGGCTCACCGCCGAGGCCGCCGCCAGCTCGGAGATCGCCATCAAAGCCATCGCTACTTTCGGCATCATCGCTCTGGTGTTCAGCATCGTCACGGCGTTCTTCATCACCCGCGGCATCATCGCGCCCCTGCAGCAGTGCGTCGGCGTGGCCGACCGCATCGCCGAGGGTGACCTGACGGTGACCATCCGGGTGGACGAAGGGGGCTCCGAGACGTCCCACCTCATGCGCTCCATGGAAAACATGACCGCCCGCATGCGCGATGCCATCAGGCGGGTTTCGGCTACGGCGGTCCTGGTCACGAATGCCGCCAGGGAACTGCGCGCCACATCGCACACCATGGTCGCGGGCACGGATGAAGTCGCCTCCCAGGCAACCACGGTAGCGGCTGCGGGCGAAGAGATGGCGGCAACCTCGCTGGACATCGCCGCGAATTGCAGCGCCGCCGCGCAGAGCTCCCGGCGCGCCAACGAACTGGCCACGTCCGGCGCCGCCATTGTCCAGGGCACGGTGGACGGCATGGCCCGCATCTCCGAACAGGTCCGCGCCACGGCGCACACGGTGGAGAGCCTCGGCTCCCGCTCCGACCAGATCGGCACTATTGTCGGGACCATCGAGGACATCGCCGACCAGACCAACCTGCTGGCCCTGAACGCGGCCATCGAGGCGGCGCGAGCCGGCGAACAGGGGAGGGGATTCGCCGTGGTCGCCGATGAGGTCAGGGCCCTGGCCGAGCGGACCACCCGGGCCACGCGCGAGATCGGCGAAATGATCAAGGCGATCCAGGGAGAGACGCGCCAGGCGGTCAACTCCATGGAGGAAGGGGTGGGCGAGGTGGAGCGGGGCACCGGGGAAGCCTCCCGCTCCGGCCGGGCGCTTGAGGATATCCTCAACCAGATCAACGAGGTGACCGGCCAGGTCAACCAGATCGCCACGGCGGCCGAAGAGCAGAGTTCCACGAGCCGCGAGATCAGCAACAATATGCACAAGATCACGGACATCATCCGGGAAACGGCCCGGGAGACGCACACCACCTCCCAGGCCGCGGATCAGCTGACGCGTCTGTCCGATGAACTTGGCGCGCTGGTCGGCCTGTTCAAGGTCTCCTGA
- a CDS encoding cytochrome c3 family protein: MHNRICSIPRMAALVPLFALVVFSLTAHAAPKRLASAKPANCASCHGKEAVLPAGHPSTAGMTLASCRECHAKGGASSLAGKLPLGHIHQLSGVTCVKCHGKTKKPQPVDMAQCVACHGDTDKLAEKTAGVKPQNPHKSPHYGTTLDCNNCHHQHEKAENFCLQCHKFDFVVP; the protein is encoded by the coding sequence ATGCACAACAGAATCTGTTCCATCCCCCGGATGGCCGCCCTCGTCCCATTGTTTGCCCTGGTCGTGTTCTCCCTGACGGCCCATGCGGCGCCCAAGCGCCTGGCGTCGGCCAAGCCGGCCAACTGTGCGTCCTGCCACGGCAAAGAGGCCGTCCTGCCCGCCGGCCATCCCAGTACTGCGGGCATGACCCTCGCCTCATGCCGGGAATGCCACGCAAAAGGGGGCGCCAGCAGCCTGGCCGGCAAGCTGCCCCTTGGCCATATCCACCAGCTGAGCGGCGTGACCTGCGTGAAATGCCACGGCAAGACCAAAAAACCGCAGCCCGTCGACATGGCGCAGTGTGTGGCGTGTCACGGCGATACGGACAAACTGGCGGAAAAGACGGCCGGCGTAAAGCCGCAAAACCCCCACAAGTCCCCCCACTACGGGACAACCCTCGATTGCAACAACTGCCACCACCAGCACGAGAAGGCCGAGAACTTCTGCCTGCAGTGCCATAAATTCGACTTTGTCGTACCGTAA
- a CDS encoding flavodoxin family protein, whose amino-acid sequence MNKRVLVLSSSPRRGGNSDLLCDQFARGVQEAGHPAEKIFIKDKKINYCTGCGTCLNGRKSCPQKDDMAEILEKMIAADVIVMATPVYFYTMCAQMKALIDRTCSRYTEISNKEFYFIVAAADTGIPAMERTLEGFRGFTSCLAGAQEKGIIYGVGAWNMGDITETQAMGQAYEMGSRV is encoded by the coding sequence ATGAATAAAAGAGTTCTCGTGCTGTCTTCCAGTCCACGGAGGGGCGGAAATTCCGACCTTTTGTGCGACCAGTTCGCCAGGGGAGTGCAGGAAGCTGGGCACCCCGCCGAAAAAATTTTTATAAAAGATAAAAAAATCAATTACTGCACGGGATGCGGTACCTGCCTCAATGGCAGGAAGAGTTGCCCCCAGAAAGACGACATGGCCGAAATCCTGGAGAAAATGATTGCCGCCGATGTGATCGTCATGGCGACCCCGGTCTACTTCTATACGATGTGCGCACAAATGAAAGCGCTGATCGACAGGACCTGTTCCCGGTATACCGAAATCAGCAACAAGGAATTCTACTTCATCGTTGCGGCTGCGGACACCGGCATACCGGCAATGGAAAGGACCCTGGAAGGGTTCAGGGGATTTACCTCGTGCCTTGCCGGCGCTCAGGAAAAAGGCATCATCTACGGCGTCGGCGCCTGGAACATGGGGGACATTACGGAAACCCAGGCCATGGGACAGGCATATGAAATGGGCTCACGCGTCTAA
- a CDS encoding ABC transporter ATP-binding protein has translation MRPRIKDLALLVPYLGTLRRRYAGGALFLLLTNGFALLIPWFMKLAVEGLQRPASAPLSPSACAAVIVALALAHCVTRIFSRTLMLNAARIIEFRIRDDLFRRLMLLDLEYFSRSRTGDILSRFSNDLTNVRMLTGFGVMSAVNTLILYLAAVTLMVRIQPWLTLWAVLPFPLMVLLVKRISQSMFLRSLAAQEELARLSSMAEESVSAVRLIKSYCREDYFLGLFETISGCYLRDNLRLARLRGLILPVMAAATGAGTLVVVFLGGRLVIAGAMTLGDFVAFSGYLAMLAWPTVMLGWILTLAQRGAASMARLAVILTAEPAVADAPGAEPLEEVRQGIEFREVSFRYGAETVLERISFHIAPGEKVGITGEVGSGKSTLLRLLLRLVPVGDGELFLDGRDINHIALNSLRRLIGYVPQEAFLFSRSIRENIAYGLAGGAPEPIVADAARQAGFLEDVGNFHDGLDTLVGEKGVMLSGGQKQRLSIARALATDPPILVLDDPLSAVDAAHEEEILGQLGMFYRNRTVLIVSHRLSAFRDCDRVIVLKDGAIAEQGRPTDLLEQGGVYAQMFRSQRLQEELL, from the coding sequence ATGAGGCCACGCATTAAAGATCTCGCCCTGCTCGTCCCATACCTTGGAACGCTCCGCCGCCGCTACGCCGGCGGGGCGCTCTTTCTCCTGCTGACCAACGGCTTTGCCCTGCTGATCCCCTGGTTCATGAAGCTGGCCGTGGAGGGGTTGCAGCGCCCGGCCTCGGCCCCGCTCTCCCCTTCCGCCTGTGCCGCGGTGATCGTTGCCCTGGCCCTGGCCCACTGTGTCACCCGTATCTTTTCCCGCACCCTGATGCTCAATGCGGCCCGCATCATCGAGTTCCGCATCCGCGACGACCTCTTCCGCCGCCTGATGCTCCTCGACCTGGAGTATTTTTCCCGCAGCAGGACCGGCGACATCCTGTCCCGATTCTCCAACGACCTGACCAACGTGCGCATGCTGACCGGATTCGGGGTCATGAGCGCCGTGAATACCCTGATTCTGTACCTGGCGGCGGTGACGCTGATGGTGCGCATCCAGCCCTGGCTGACCCTGTGGGCCGTACTTCCTTTTCCCCTGATGGTGCTGCTGGTCAAGCGGATCAGCCAGAGCATGTTCCTGCGGTCCCTTGCGGCCCAGGAAGAGTTGGCCCGCCTGTCGAGCATGGCCGAAGAATCCGTCTCGGCGGTGCGCCTGATCAAGTCCTATTGCCGCGAAGATTATTTCCTCGGTCTTTTTGAAACCATATCCGGCTGTTATCTGCGCGACAACCTGCGCCTGGCCCGGCTGCGCGGTCTCATCTTGCCGGTGATGGCCGCCGCCACCGGGGCCGGTACGCTGGTGGTGGTCTTTCTGGGGGGGCGCCTGGTCATTGCCGGGGCCATGACCCTGGGGGATTTCGTGGCCTTCAGCGGCTATCTGGCCATGCTGGCCTGGCCGACGGTGATGTTGGGGTGGATACTGACCCTGGCCCAGCGCGGCGCGGCGTCCATGGCGCGCCTGGCGGTGATCCTGACAGCCGAACCCGCGGTCGCGGATGCCCCTGGCGCGGAACCCCTGGAGGAGGTGCGCCAGGGGATCGAGTTTCGCGAGGTGTCCTTCCGCTATGGGGCCGAGACCGTGCTGGAGCGGATTTCGTTCCATATCGCGCCGGGTGAAAAGGTGGGGATCACCGGGGAGGTCGGCAGCGGCAAGTCCACGCTGCTCAGGCTTCTGCTGCGGCTGGTGCCGGTGGGGGACGGGGAACTGTTTCTCGACGGCCGGGATATCAACCACATTGCCCTGAACAGCCTGCGCCGCCTGATCGGCTATGTACCCCAGGAGGCCTTTCTTTTCTCCCGCAGCATCCGGGAGAATATCGCCTACGGCCTGGCAGGGGGAGCCCCGGAGCCCATTGTGGCCGATGCGGCGCGGCAGGCCGGGTTCCTGGAGGATGTGGGCAATTTTCACGATGGCCTGGACACCCTGGTGGGGGAAAAGGGGGTGATGTTGTCGGGCGGGCAGAAACAGCGGCTGTCCATTGCCCGGGCACTGGCGACGGATCCGCCCATCCTGGTGCTGGACGACCCCCTTTCGGCCGTTGATGCCGCTCACGAGGAAGAGATCCTGGGGCAACTGGGGATGTTCTACCGTAACAGGACCGTGCTGATCGTTTCCCACCGCCTGTCGGCCTTTCGCGACTGCGACCGGGTGATTGTGCTGAAGGACGGTGCGATCGCCGAGCAGGGGCGGCCTACCGACCTGCTGGAGCAGGGAGGGGTGTATGCGCAGATGTTCCGCAGCCAGCGCCTGCAGGAGGAACTGCTCTAG
- a CDS encoding methylated-DNA--[protein]-cysteine S-methyltransferase, which translates to MERYCMIRTPLGEMVGLVEQEHLCGLWFVGQKYAPEFFSEWRQDPDHPVFAALRGQLEAYFAGRPTRFDLPLAPRGTEFQKAVWALLRTIPPGTVTTYGALARHLGEKREGSGTSARAVGSAVGHNPISIVIPCHRVVGADGSLTGYAGGLERKAALLDLENAEFTPPRPPRGL; encoded by the coding sequence ATGGAACGGTATTGCATGATCCGGACGCCCTTGGGGGAGATGGTCGGGCTGGTTGAACAGGAACACCTCTGCGGGCTCTGGTTCGTCGGCCAGAAATATGCCCCGGAATTCTTCAGCGAGTGGCGGCAGGACCCGGACCACCCGGTTTTTGCGGCGCTGCGGGGGCAACTGGAGGCCTATTTCGCCGGCCGGCCCACCCGGTTCGATCTGCCCCTGGCTCCCCGGGGCACCGAATTCCAGAAGGCGGTCTGGGCGCTGTTGCGCACCATCCCTCCGGGGACGGTCACCACGTACGGCGCCCTGGCCCGGCACCTGGGGGAAAAACGCGAAGGGAGCGGCACCTCGGCCCGGGCGGTGGGCAGCGCTGTGGGGCATAATCCGATCAGCATCGTCATCCCCTGCCATCGTGTGGTGGGCGCGGACGGTTCCCTGACCGGTTATGCCGGCGGCCTGGAACGCAAGGCCGCCCTGTTGGACCTGGAAAATGCCGAATTCACGCCGCCGCGCCCCCCAAGGGGGCTGTAA
- a CDS encoding sigma 54-interacting transcriptional regulator, which yields MEPDKLWRELEGWERSILLYLVHGISPVSIDMLCMLSARSPVEILNVMDKLKRKKVVCEKKDHPRGTYFLCERASGELLRGHVPEEMMRETAAAMIKTYRQFLDEGEEKSLILAKLYIERGLDEEGLEHVRSAADIMLRADRQDEAFAYYTQVIRTIERQGLGPGNAAHYLAAYMGNIEITGQWIPVGEIVPQLLEARRIAREFRCWKLLGKVQFELIWRLLLKEEDKAAAYYISANRKLAEKLADGQMLQMAGMWQCEIYRWRGEVAEGNRRYEESVGKLERFGDDKPALWTGAARGLSYVISGRAAQGLGMIEAVRLKTNLLNIMSRRLTVFVDRMLIMSLLEIRRLNEAEERVNNMFTLPDELLGHYMLRELYLFRAYLHSTRGEYHQAFDNHRKAAGYARYGGYTQQKFPWSFEYMDALEQQGFIHEEMNYDGEVERVLRGHDIYMKGVGLRYRALRSLDRHEPCEKVLADLLRSEKLLGQAGAEIELARTRIALGRASLKRDDLKNAQSYLEKAWIVFSKIDKELFPQDLLALLPQERRSEMVIDRIVAINESLGVIREKTPFVNQVISAALDFTMATRGAFFSMGPGREPRVVASRNMDPLFFTTEQFRLISDVVARADRDMAERVAPGPGEEDAVTDEELARGGITSLICMPAKLYGAVQGYLYIDNRFDGSSFTGIQVYYLRLLCSQMAVGLSNIEAYEAIRELKDRYQDEAVFYKREMGIDNPIETIVGTSTGITTVKEAIRQVAPTDSSVLVMGETGVGKELVAKAIHNLSNRKDGPFIPVNLAAIPSELFVSELFGHEKGAFTGAGDLYKGRFELAHGGTIFLDEIGDLPLHVQVRLLRVLQEGSFERLGSSKAIRSDFRVVAATNKDLAREVEKGTFRQDLYYRLNVFPIQVPPLRERLEDIRPLAQHFLVLSSRKMRKKPGHIPADELRKLMNYTWPGNVRELKHSVERAVILCADGKMRFSGLEQNPPGPLAGRAPFLAPMADAEREHIENVLNATRWRVKGPKGAAVVLGLKPSTLFARMKKLGISRG from the coding sequence ATGGAACCGGACAAACTATGGCGCGAGCTCGAGGGGTGGGAGAGGAGCATTTTGCTGTATCTCGTCCATGGCATTTCGCCGGTTTCCATCGACATGCTCTGCATGCTGTCGGCCCGCTCCCCCGTGGAGATACTCAATGTGATGGACAAGCTGAAAAGGAAAAAGGTGGTCTGCGAGAAAAAGGACCACCCCAGGGGGACCTATTTTCTCTGCGAGCGGGCTTCGGGAGAGCTTCTTCGGGGGCATGTCCCCGAAGAGATGATGCGGGAAACCGCCGCCGCCATGATCAAGACCTACCGGCAGTTTCTCGACGAAGGGGAGGAAAAGAGCCTTATTCTGGCGAAGCTGTATATCGAGAGAGGACTGGACGAGGAGGGGCTGGAGCATGTCAGGAGCGCAGCGGACATCATGCTGCGCGCCGACCGGCAGGATGAGGCTTTCGCCTATTATACCCAGGTGATCCGCACCATCGAACGGCAGGGCCTGGGTCCCGGGAACGCGGCCCACTACCTGGCCGCCTATATGGGGAACATCGAGATAACGGGGCAATGGATACCGGTCGGCGAGATCGTGCCCCAACTGCTCGAGGCCCGCAGGATCGCCCGCGAGTTCAGGTGCTGGAAACTCCTGGGAAAGGTGCAGTTCGAACTGATCTGGCGCCTGCTGCTCAAGGAGGAGGACAAGGCGGCGGCATACTACATTTCCGCAAACCGGAAGCTGGCCGAAAAGCTGGCCGACGGGCAGATGCTCCAGATGGCCGGCATGTGGCAGTGCGAGATCTATCGCTGGCGGGGCGAGGTGGCCGAGGGAAACCGCCGCTATGAGGAGTCCGTGGGCAAGCTGGAGCGGTTCGGCGACGACAAGCCGGCGCTCTGGACCGGCGCGGCGCGGGGACTGAGCTACGTCATCTCGGGCAGGGCCGCCCAGGGGCTGGGGATGATCGAGGCGGTGCGGCTCAAGACCAACCTGCTCAACATCATGTCCCGGCGCCTGACGGTGTTTGTGGACCGGATGCTCATCATGTCGCTGCTCGAGATCCGCCGGCTCAACGAGGCCGAGGAGCGCGTAAACAACATGTTCACGCTCCCCGACGAGTTGCTCGGCCACTACATGCTGCGCGAGCTCTACCTCTTCCGGGCCTACCTGCACAGCACCCGGGGAGAATACCACCAGGCCTTCGACAACCACCGCAAGGCGGCGGGCTACGCCCGGTACGGCGGGTATACGCAGCAGAAGTTCCCTTGGAGTTTCGAGTACATGGACGCCCTGGAACAACAGGGGTTCATCCATGAAGAGATGAATTACGACGGGGAGGTGGAGCGGGTCCTCAGGGGGCACGACATCTACATGAAGGGGGTCGGGCTGCGCTACCGGGCCCTGCGCAGTCTGGATCGGCACGAGCCGTGCGAAAAGGTGCTGGCGGACCTGCTCAGGAGCGAAAAACTCCTGGGACAGGCCGGGGCCGAGATCGAACTGGCCCGGACCCGCATCGCCCTGGGGCGCGCCAGCCTGAAGCGGGACGACCTGAAGAACGCCCAGAGCTACCTGGAAAAGGCGTGGATCGTCTTCTCCAAGATCGACAAGGAACTCTTCCCCCAGGATCTGCTGGCGCTCCTCCCCCAGGAGCGGCGGAGTGAAATGGTTATCGACCGGATCGTGGCCATCAACGAGTCCCTGGGGGTCATCAGGGAAAAAACGCCGTTCGTCAATCAGGTGATCAGCGCGGCCCTGGATTTCACCATGGCCACCCGCGGGGCCTTCTTCAGCATGGGACCGGGCCGGGAGCCGCGGGTCGTGGCCAGCAGGAACATGGACCCGCTGTTCTTCACGACCGAACAGTTCCGCCTCATCAGCGACGTCGTGGCCCGGGCGGACCGGGACATGGCGGAGCGGGTCGCGCCGGGGCCGGGCGAAGAGGACGCCGTCACAGATGAGGAACTGGCCCGGGGCGGCATCACGTCCCTCATCTGCATGCCGGCGAAACTGTATGGCGCGGTCCAGGGGTATCTGTACATCGACAACCGCTTCGACGGGAGTTCCTTTACCGGAATCCAGGTGTACTATCTGCGCCTTCTGTGCAGCCAGATGGCGGTGGGGCTGTCCAACATCGAGGCCTACGAGGCCATTCGGGAGCTGAAGGACCGCTATCAGGACGAGGCGGTCTTCTACAAGCGGGAGATGGGGATCGACAACCCCATCGAGACCATCGTCGGCACCTCCACGGGGATCACCACGGTCAAGGAGGCGATCCGCCAGGTGGCGCCCACGGACAGCTCGGTGCTGGTCATGGGGGAAACCGGCGTGGGCAAGGAGTTGGTGGCCAAGGCCATCCACAACCTGAGCAACCGCAAGGACGGCCCCTTCATCCCGGTCAACCTGGCGGCCATCCCGTCCGAGCTCTTCGTCAGCGAACTTTTCGGCCACGAGAAGGGGGCCTTCACCGGGGCCGGGGACCTGTACAAGGGGCGCTTCGAACTGGCCCACGGCGGGACCATCTTCCTGGACGAGATCGGCGACCTGCCGCTGCACGTCCAGGTGAGGCTGCTGCGCGTCCTCCAGGAGGGGAGCTTCGAGCGGCTCGGGAGCTCGAAAGCGATCCGTTCCGACTTCCGGGTGGTGGCGGCCACCAACAAGGACCTGGCGCGGGAAGTGGAAAAGGGGACGTTCCGCCAGGACCTGTACTACCGGCTGAACGTCTTCCCGATCCAGGTGCCGCCGCTGCGCGAGAGGCTGGAGGACATCCGCCCCCTGGCCCAGCATTTTCTCGTCCTGTCCAGCCGCAAGATGCGCAAAAAACCGGGGCATATCCCCGCCGACGAGCTGCGCAAGCTGATGAATTACACCTGGCCCGGCAACGTGCGGGAGTTGAAGCATTCGGTGGAGCGGGCGGTGATCCTGTGCGCCGACGGCAAGATGCGTTTTTCGGGGCTTGAGCAGAACCCGCCCGGGCCGCTGGCGGGGAGGGCTCCCTTTCTGGCGCCGATGGCGGACGCCGAGCGGGAGCATATCGAAAACGTCCTGAACGCCACGCGCTGGCGGGTCAAGGGGCCGAAGGGCGCGGCAGTCGTCCTCGGGCTCAAACCGTCCACATTATTCGCCCGCATGAAAAAGCTGGGCATCAGCAGGGGGTAG
- a CDS encoding flavocytochrome c: protein MSDERKDGKDLSRRDFLKSTGTAAIAAGMVAGSLTAFTRDAEAAWDTMPKKWDETHDVIVVGTGFAGLAAAIEARHAGAEVLVIDKMRTHGGNSIINGGEMASVGNRFQKEAGIQDSPELLLKDMLKAGSNLNHPELVKMCAERSGEALDWCEQFVGAKFVKLVYHGGHSVKRSVQTDNASGSGLVNPLFAKAKAMGVKFLFTTKMERLVTNKEGRVVGMEIRKGYKFPDDKSGKVAFLKARKAVVLGSGGFSQNVVLRQIHDPRIDARFDSTNHPGATGEATLAACMIGAMDVQMDWIQMGPWTSPDEKGFGQVPQFCERLVGYGPMIDPKTGRRFIQETGNRKVRADAMMALGYNTIIFSDEVNVKRQVLAHTLEKGMANGAIRKYDTIEELAAAYGIPLAPFKEELAKWNSYVAAKKDPDFNCKIFPETTPLQQGPFYVARLWPRVHYTMGGLVINKDAQVKGFNMKPIQGLYAAGESTGGVHGAVRLGTCSMLSCVVFGRIAGKNAANEKPWG, encoded by the coding sequence ATGAGTGATGAACGGAAAGACGGAAAAGATCTCAGTCGCCGTGACTTTTTGAAGTCGACGGGAACCGCGGCCATCGCCGCCGGCATGGTGGCGGGCAGCCTGACCGCCTTCACGCGGGACGCCGAAGCGGCCTGGGACACCATGCCGAAGAAGTGGGACGAGACCCACGACGTGATTGTTGTCGGTACCGGCTTTGCCGGTCTTGCCGCCGCCATCGAGGCCCGCCATGCCGGTGCCGAGGTGCTGGTAATAGACAAGATGCGGACCCACGGCGGCAACTCGATCATCAACGGCGGCGAAATGGCCTCGGTGGGGAACCGGTTCCAGAAAGAGGCGGGGATACAGGACTCCCCGGAGCTGTTGCTGAAAGACATGCTGAAGGCCGGCTCCAACCTGAACCATCCTGAACTGGTCAAAATGTGCGCCGAACGGTCCGGCGAGGCCCTCGACTGGTGCGAGCAGTTCGTGGGCGCCAAATTCGTCAAGCTGGTCTACCACGGCGGCCACTCGGTCAAGCGCTCCGTCCAGACCGATAACGCTTCCGGCTCCGGGCTGGTCAATCCGTTGTTTGCCAAGGCCAAGGCCATGGGCGTGAAGTTTTTGTTCACCACCAAGATGGAGCGTCTGGTCACCAACAAGGAGGGCAGGGTCGTCGGCATGGAGATTCGTAAAGGGTACAAATTCCCCGACGACAAGTCCGGCAAGGTCGCTTTCCTGAAGGCCCGCAAGGCCGTGGTGCTGGGCTCGGGCGGCTTTTCCCAGAACGTTGTGCTGCGCCAGATCCACGACCCCCGCATCGACGCGCGGTTCGATTCCACCAACCACCCCGGCGCAACCGGGGAGGCGACGCTGGCGGCGTGCATGATCGGGGCCATGGATGTACAGATGGACTGGATACAGATGGGCCCCTGGACCAGTCCCGACGAGAAGGGGTTCGGCCAGGTCCCGCAATTCTGCGAACGGCTCGTGGGCTACGGTCCGATGATCGACCCCAAGACCGGCAGGCGCTTCATCCAGGAAACCGGCAACCGCAAGGTGCGCGCCGACGCGATGATGGCCCTGGGGTACAACACCATCATCTTCAGCGACGAAGTCAACGTCAAACGCCAGGTTCTTGCCCATACCCTGGAAAAGGGCATGGCCAACGGCGCCATCAGGAAATACGACACCATTGAAGAGCTGGCCGCAGCCTACGGCATCCCCCTCGCCCCGTTCAAGGAGGAGTTGGCCAAGTGGAACTCCTACGTTGCCGCCAAAAAGGACCCCGACTTCAATTGCAAGATCTTCCCCGAGACGACCCCGCTCCAGCAGGGACCGTTCTACGTCGCCCGGCTCTGGCCGAGGGTGCACTACACCATGGGGGGGCTGGTGATCAACAAGGATGCCCAGGTCAAAGGCTTCAACATGAAACCGATCCAGGGGCTCTATGCCGCCGGGGAATCCACCGGCGGGGTGCACGGCGCCGTGCGTCTCGGTACCTGCTCCATGCTTTCCTGCGTCGTTTTCGGCCGGATCGCCGGCAAAAACGCGGCGAACGAAAAGCCCTGGGGCTAG
- a CDS encoding flavodoxin, with protein sequence MQYGGISSRILVAYFSHRGNTREIANHIHKNMGGDIFEIQVVKPYPHDCQALVLQARQELDSGHKPALKAKIGNIEPYDLVFIGYPNWWNTVPAPVRIFLSASDFSGKAIAPFCTHDGRGLGRSVMDIAKLCPKSTVLDGVAIIKGGDVKTARSDVSAWLGKLRKGDLLQ encoded by the coding sequence ATGCAGTACGGCGGTATCTCCAGCAGGATTCTTGTGGCCTATTTTTCTCACCGTGGCAACACTCGCGAAATTGCCAATCACATTCACAAAAACATGGGCGGCGATATTTTCGAAATTCAGGTCGTAAAGCCGTATCCCCACGATTGCCAGGCGCTTGTCCTGCAAGCGCGGCAGGAACTGGATTCCGGCCATAAACCGGCACTGAAGGCAAAAATCGGGAACATCGAGCCGTATGATCTGGTTTTCATAGGCTACCCCAACTGGTGGAATACCGTTCCCGCTCCGGTCAGGATTTTTCTGTCGGCATCAGATTTCTCGGGGAAGGCCATTGCACCGTTTTGCACGCACGATGGCAGGGGGTTGGGGCGGAGCGTTATGGACATCGCGAAGCTTTGTCCGAAATCGACCGTGCTGGACGGCGTTGCCATCATTAAGGGCGGGGATGTGAAAACCGCGCGCAGCGATGTCTCCGCGTGGTTGGGAAAATTAAGGAAAGGTGACCTCTTGCAATGA